One Paenibacillus sp. FSL W8-0186 genomic window carries:
- a CDS encoding ABC transporter permease, with product MFLALRELKHAKMRYLLIALIMVLIAWLVLFVSGLAQGLSSDNASSIQNMNADYLIVQKDSDHRLTRSTVPEAQLAEIRDFAGGSSAAPLGVQMTAVTKGGETKKLDATLFAIETEGMLAPAIAEGRMVDEIAPDEAVVDISFKEAGIALGEVLEEQMSGQQLKVVGFTKGQSFSHSPVIHVNFKVWGTIKPAVSRGGTGDGLQYNAVALQAGAAKADQISESVPGIEVITMDQALQGIPGYKEEQGSLLMMVAFLFVIAAFVLAVFFYVITIQKMNQFGVLKAIGASSSYLARNIISQVITLSVASLAVSIGLTYGVAAILPAGMPFDLSPRLVVLCSVLFLAVAVVGSLLSLYRVVKVDAIEAIGRAA from the coding sequence ATGTTTCTTGCTTTAAGAGAATTGAAACACGCCAAAATGCGGTATTTGCTCATTGCATTAATTATGGTGCTGATCGCCTGGCTGGTGCTGTTTGTATCTGGACTAGCCCAAGGCCTGTCCTCCGATAATGCCTCCTCCATTCAGAACATGAATGCGGATTACTTAATTGTACAAAAAGATTCGGATCACCGCCTGACCCGTTCCACAGTGCCGGAGGCGCAGCTTGCGGAAATCCGCGATTTTGCAGGCGGGTCATCCGCTGCCCCGCTCGGCGTGCAAATGACCGCCGTGACTAAAGGGGGTGAAACAAAGAAGCTTGACGCCACGCTGTTTGCCATCGAAACGGAGGGCATGCTGGCCCCGGCCATCGCCGAAGGCCGAATGGTCGATGAGATTGCGCCGGACGAGGCAGTCGTCGATATTTCTTTTAAAGAGGCAGGTATAGCGCTCGGGGAAGTCCTGGAGGAGCAAATGTCAGGTCAGCAGCTTAAGGTCGTCGGATTCACGAAGGGGCAGTCCTTCAGCCATTCTCCGGTTATCCACGTGAATTTCAAGGTATGGGGCACGATAAAACCGGCTGTCTCAAGAGGCGGCACCGGCGATGGCCTCCAATATAACGCCGTCGCGCTACAAGCCGGCGCTGCCAAAGCCGATCAAATAAGCGAATCGGTGCCGGGGATCGAGGTCATTACGATGGATCAGGCGCTGCAGGGCATACCCGGATATAAGGAAGAACAGGGCTCCCTGCTCATGATGGTGGCTTTTCTGTTCGTAATTGCGGCATTTGTACTGGCGGTATTCTTCTATGTGATCACCATTCAGAAAATGAACCAGTTCGGCGTCCTAAAAGCGATCGGCGCAAGCTCAAGCTACTTGGCCCGCAATATTATTTCCCAAGTCATAACGCTCTCCGTCGCAAGCCTGGCTGTCAGCATAGGGCTTACCTATGGGGTAGCCGCCATCTTGCCGGCTGGCATGCCGTTCGACCTCAGCCCGCGGCTCGTTGTCCTCTGCTCGGTGCTGTTCCTTGCCGTAGCAGTCGTTGGCTCCTTACTGTCCCTGTACCGGGTTGTCAAGGTCGATGCCATTGAGGCAATTGGGAGGGCTGCGTAA
- a CDS encoding HAMP domain-containing sensor histidine kinase, whose product MKSLYLRIVITTIFVMILSFLIAFIGSNLYYQHLLKPFNDQKITAMAKSISTFYEQNPELDPASYFSHVGELGYQMYLVQSQEHGSYFGDPFRETKLDDAVVQSVLRGEEYHGVSKFTTGPFVTGFFDNVLINTVGVPLHAGGEVYALFVRPNVGVLFGELRIFFAVLVVLSILLSILFVIVSTRYIVNPIVKLTEATKTLAQGKYNIQLEVKRRDEIGKLAGTFMQMAKSLEQLDQMRQEFVSNVSHEIQSPLASIQGFSHTLQSADLPEEQRRRYLAIIENESRRMSQLGKQLLMLASLDKEETILDKQMFDVSAQIRQVLFMLEWSWREKDLAVELDLPSAFIAGDDKLLHQVWINLITNSIKYTEPGGTIAIRLRQTEAECYVDIEDTGIGIAESDLPYVFNRFYRVDRARNRKEGSSGLGLAITQKIVELHQGRIVAASELGKGTTFHVTLPRY is encoded by the coding sequence ATGAAATCGCTGTATCTGCGCATCGTCATCACGACGATCTTCGTCATGATTTTAAGCTTTCTCATTGCGTTCATCGGCTCCAACCTGTATTATCAGCATCTTCTAAAGCCGTTCAACGATCAGAAAATCACGGCGATGGCCAAGAGCATCAGTACCTTCTACGAGCAGAACCCAGAGCTTGATCCGGCATCCTACTTCAGCCATGTAGGCGAGCTCGGCTACCAGATGTATCTGGTACAGTCCCAGGAGCACGGGAGCTACTTCGGCGACCCGTTCCGGGAGACGAAGCTGGATGACGCCGTCGTACAAAGCGTTCTCCGGGGTGAGGAGTACCATGGCGTGTCCAAATTTACAACGGGGCCGTTCGTCACCGGCTTCTTTGACAACGTGCTGATTAATACAGTCGGTGTGCCTCTGCATGCCGGAGGCGAGGTTTACGCCTTATTCGTCAGGCCTAACGTAGGCGTCCTGTTCGGAGAGCTGAGGATTTTTTTCGCCGTGCTGGTCGTTCTTTCGATTCTGCTGAGCATTCTGTTCGTCATTGTCAGCACCCGCTACATTGTAAATCCGATCGTGAAGCTGACCGAGGCGACCAAAACACTGGCCCAGGGCAAATACAACATCCAGCTTGAAGTGAAACGACGGGACGAAATCGGCAAGCTGGCCGGAACCTTCATGCAAATGGCAAAAAGTCTGGAGCAGCTCGACCAGATGCGCCAGGAGTTCGTGTCCAACGTATCGCATGAAATCCAGTCGCCGCTCGCTTCAATTCAAGGCTTCTCGCACACCCTTCAGTCGGCGGATTTGCCGGAAGAACAGAGAAGGCGCTATTTGGCCATCATCGAGAACGAGAGCCGCCGCATGTCCCAGCTCGGCAAGCAGCTGCTGATGCTCGCCTCGCTCGATAAGGAAGAGACGATTCTGGACAAGCAGATGTTCGATGTGTCCGCCCAGATCAGACAGGTGCTGTTCATGCTGGAATGGAGCTGGCGCGAGAAGGATTTGGCCGTGGAGCTCGACCTCCCTTCAGCGTTTATCGCGGGTGATGACAAGCTGCTGCATCAGGTGTGGATCAACCTCATCACGAACAGCATCAAGTACACGGAGCCTGGCGGCACTATCGCAATCCGCCTGCGCCAGACCGAAGCCGAGTGCTATGTGGACATCGAGGATACAGGCATCGGCATTGCTGAATCGGATCTTCCCTACGTGTTCAACCGTTTCTATCGGGTAGACCGGGCCAGGAACCGCAAGGAAGGCAGCAGCGGCCTGGGACTGGCTATCACGCAAAAAATCGTTGAGCTTCATCAAGGGCGCATCGTAGCGGCCAGCGAGCTTGGCAAAGGCACGACGTTCCATGTCACCCTGCCAAGATATTAG
- a CDS encoding response regulator transcription factor, with translation MIHILIADDDPHIRELVRFYLEAEGYSVVEAADGGEASDRLAARQIHLAIVDVMMPNKDGYQLCEEIREFYDFPVILLTAKDQLVDKERGFAVGTDDYLTKPFEPKELLFRIKALLRRYQMVNAETIRLNDTVIDRRSYEVHSNGKLFMIPMREFDLLSQLASYPNRIFTREELIQLVWGPDFDGDDRTVDVHIKRLRDRFGHSHRDFSITTVRGVGYKLEVAPR, from the coding sequence GTGATCCATATTCTCATTGCCGACGACGACCCGCATATTCGCGAGCTTGTACGTTTTTATCTGGAAGCGGAGGGCTATTCCGTCGTGGAAGCTGCTGACGGAGGGGAAGCGTCTGACCGCCTTGCCGCCCGGCAGATCCATCTGGCTATCGTTGACGTGATGATGCCGAACAAAGACGGGTACCAGCTATGCGAGGAGATTCGGGAATTCTACGACTTCCCCGTTATCCTGCTTACGGCCAAAGATCAGCTGGTCGACAAAGAGAGGGGCTTCGCTGTCGGAACGGACGACTATCTGACGAAGCCTTTTGAGCCGAAGGAGCTTCTATTCCGCATTAAGGCTTTGCTGCGCCGTTATCAGATGGTGAACGCCGAGACAATCCGGCTGAATGATACTGTCATCGACCGGCGAAGCTACGAGGTGCACAGCAACGGCAAGCTGTTTATGATCCCCATGAGAGAGTTCGATCTGCTGTCACAGCTCGCTAGCTATCCGAACCGGATTTTTACGCGGGAAGAGCTGATTCAGCTCGTATGGGGTCCTGATTTCGATGGGGATGACCGCACGGTAGACGTGCACATCAAACGCCTTCGCGACCGCTTTGGGCACAGTCATCGGGATTTCAGCATTACCACAGTGCGCGGCGTAGGCTACAAGCTGGAGGTCGCGCCCCGATGA
- a CDS encoding GNAT family N-acetyltransferase, whose product MRITAAERTDLQQILQLQYQAYESEAHIYQDDQIPPLTQTLADFIEESQSHTILKAVLEDGMIIGSARAREGNGTCYIGKVIVHPDYQNRGIGTALIRELERLLAHCARFELFTGHRSERNLYLYQKLGYSIYRTEPVHERLNLVFLEKLMYQDGRDELLAAFQDWIAFAVQLKEREEAYWNQPVAPGKWPLRAVVSHIMLWDKYFYEHAIDKIYRQEPLTLRHTDYDEFNRKAQLYGEQTSIASLAEQAIFYREKIIAAIRSLTDESYNKEYIDADGHPFFVTQYLKDFIPHDQHHIAQMEEKHGEQR is encoded by the coding sequence ATGAGGATAACTGCCGCCGAAAGAACTGATTTACAGCAAATTTTGCAGCTTCAATATCAGGCTTACGAGAGTGAAGCCCATATTTATCAGGATGACCAAATACCGCCGTTAACGCAAACGCTGGCGGATTTCATAGAAGAATCGCAGTCGCATACGATATTGAAAGCCGTTCTGGAGGACGGTATGATTATCGGTTCGGCAAGAGCCCGCGAGGGTAATGGAACATGTTATATTGGAAAAGTCATCGTCCACCCCGATTACCAGAATCGGGGGATCGGCACAGCGCTCATTCGGGAGCTTGAGCGGCTATTAGCCCACTGCGCAAGATTCGAGTTGTTTACCGGACATCGGAGCGAAAGAAACCTGTACCTGTATCAGAAGCTCGGATACAGTATTTATCGCACCGAACCGGTACATGAGCGGTTAAATCTCGTCTTCCTGGAGAAACTGATGTACCAGGATGGAAGGGACGAGCTTTTAGCCGCATTCCAGGATTGGATTGCTTTTGCAGTCCAGCTGAAAGAACGGGAGGAAGCTTATTGGAACCAGCCGGTCGCTCCGGGTAAATGGCCGCTTCGAGCCGTTGTCAGCCATATCATGCTGTGGGATAAGTATTTCTATGAACATGCCATCGACAAGATCTATAGACAGGAGCCGCTGACCCTTCGGCATACCGACTATGATGAATTCAACCGGAAGGCGCAGTTGTACGGCGAACAGACAAGCATCGCGAGTTTGGCCGAGCAGGCGATTTTCTACAGAGAGAAGATCATAGCTGCCATCCGATCATTAACGGACGAATCCTACAATAAAGAATACATTGATGCGGACGGGCACCCGTTTTTCGTAACGCAATACTTGAAGGATTTCATCCCGCATGACCAGCACCATATAGCCCAGATGGAGGAGAAGCATGGAGAGCAGCGTTAA
- the nagZ gene encoding beta-N-acetylhexosaminidase yields MKHVMRITLMAIIIFMLAISAACAPKQAPNANQGSEAPEQSGEHVQQPENGANPQESGNNNSHGQEEDSVRDMLEQLSTAEKIGQLVMVGVEGTAPDDTARQFIESYHVGGFIFYKNNISDTKQAVGFINELKKMNAHNRVPLLLSVDEEGGRVSRMPEQFQALPAAQTIGASGSAELASGLGTVVGKELAGFGLNMDFAPVMDINSNPDNPVIGSRSFGNDAKTVSEMGIAMLQGIKQEGVIPVVKHFPGHGDTSVDSHLGLPVVEHDMERLRKLELVPFAKAMEEGADVVMVAHLLMPKLDAEQPASFSKAVIHDVLREELGFEGVVVTDDMTMGAIVKHYDIGEAAVKFIQGGGNIVLVGHERERQLAVIDALTAAVKRGDIPAEVLDERVYTILKLKEKYGLKDDPASGPDIEAINEEITDILTKYKIKTVK; encoded by the coding sequence ATGAAGCATGTGATGCGTATAACCTTAATGGCCATAATCATATTTATGCTTGCCATTTCGGCAGCCTGCGCGCCAAAGCAAGCCCCAAATGCCAATCAGGGCTCGGAGGCGCCGGAGCAATCCGGGGAGCATGTCCAGCAGCCTGAGAACGGAGCAAATCCACAGGAGAGCGGCAATAATAACAGTCACGGACAGGAAGAGGATTCTGTCCGGGACATGCTGGAACAGCTAAGTACGGCGGAGAAGATCGGCCAATTGGTTATGGTCGGCGTGGAAGGCACGGCACCGGATGATACGGCTCGCCAATTCATTGAATCCTACCATGTTGGCGGATTTATTTTCTACAAGAACAACATTAGCGATACCAAGCAGGCTGTCGGTTTCATCAATGAGCTTAAGAAAATGAATGCGCATAACAGGGTGCCCTTATTGCTCAGCGTTGACGAAGAAGGAGGCCGGGTTTCCCGGATGCCTGAGCAATTCCAAGCGCTGCCCGCTGCGCAGACCATCGGCGCTTCCGGCAGCGCCGAACTGGCTTCCGGCCTCGGAACGGTAGTTGGCAAAGAGCTTGCGGGATTCGGGCTGAACATGGACTTTGCCCCTGTAATGGATATCAACAGCAATCCGGATAATCCGGTGATCGGGAGCCGCTCATTCGGCAATGACGCAAAGACCGTCAGCGAAATGGGAATTGCCATGCTGCAAGGGATCAAGCAAGAGGGAGTCATTCCTGTGGTCAAGCATTTTCCCGGGCATGGCGACACTTCGGTGGACTCCCATTTGGGCTTGCCTGTGGTCGAGCACGATATGGAGCGGCTGCGGAAGCTGGAACTTGTGCCCTTTGCTAAAGCGATGGAAGAAGGGGCGGACGTCGTGATGGTCGCTCACTTGCTGATGCCGAAGCTTGATGCCGAACAGCCCGCTTCATTCTCTAAAGCGGTCATCCACGATGTGCTGCGTGAGGAACTGGGCTTCGAAGGCGTTGTCGTGACTGACGATATGACGATGGGAGCGATCGTAAAGCACTATGACATCGGAGAGGCGGCCGTGAAATTCATTCAAGGCGGGGGCAATATCGTACTGGTTGGACATGAGCGGGAACGGCAGCTTGCGGTAATCGATGCCCTGACTGCGGCCGTCAAGCGTGGAGATATTCCGGCAGAGGTGCTGGACGAACGGGTATACACTATTTTGAAGCTGAAAGAGAAGTACGGATTGAAGGATGATCCGGCCTCCGGCCCCGATATCGAGGCTATTAACGAAGAGATCACGGATATTTTGACCAAATATAAAATCAAGACAGTCAAATGA
- a CDS encoding DUF1361 domain-containing protein, with amino-acid sequence MHDWRALGYPSKWILYLILFIATLIGMRYVVLTQLPEGGRPPYLFMLWNTFLAWIPLGLAIVLDMVSLLRGKMLKLLLFLGVGLLWLFFYPNAAYLITDLLHPFNRYPISSGMGIRFWEENLFWDHLFTILFAAMLGLAIATASLASVHALVRKYLGTVMGWIFAIAVLLLSSFGVYIGRFIRWNSWDVLQDPVRIVGETIIYLMDFEYLRHAIGFCKWIFLITLFCYVAAYYFGIAQQSQSNR; translated from the coding sequence TTGCATGATTGGAGAGCGCTTGGATACCCGAGCAAATGGATACTGTACCTGATTCTGTTTATCGCCACACTGATCGGCATGAGATATGTCGTACTTACGCAGCTGCCGGAGGGAGGGAGACCTCCGTATTTATTTATGCTGTGGAACACGTTTTTGGCATGGATTCCACTTGGCCTGGCGATCGTGTTGGATATGGTCAGTTTACTGAGGGGAAAGATGCTGAAGCTGTTGCTGTTCCTTGGGGTCGGGCTGCTGTGGCTGTTTTTCTATCCCAATGCCGCTTATTTGATTACGGATCTGCTGCATCCGTTTAACCGCTATCCTATTTCTTCCGGTATGGGAATTCGGTTCTGGGAGGAAAATTTGTTCTGGGATCATTTATTTACGATACTTTTCGCCGCAATGCTCGGGCTAGCCATCGCCACGGCCTCTTTAGCATCGGTTCATGCGCTCGTGCGCAAATATTTGGGAACGGTTATGGGCTGGATATTCGCTATTGCCGTTTTGCTGCTTAGCAGCTTTGGCGTATACATAGGAAGATTCATTCGCTGGAATAGCTGGGATGTGCTTCAAGACCCTGTACGTATCGTAGGCGAAACAATCATATATTTGATGGATTTCGAATATTTGCGGCATGCGATCGGGTTCTGCAAATGGATATTCCTGATTACTTTATTCTGTTATGTGGCTGCTTATTATTTTGGTATTGCCCAGCAATCGCAGAGTAACAGATAA
- a CDS encoding GNAT family N-acetyltransferase: protein MNMYTKRECSQGIPVLESPRLILRRITPEDCEDLHQYMIHPLVQRTISFEPQTLLFPARLYRYFAACYEGLRDLHWAIESKQSRSIIGVCSLQHWDRLQGKARLGYLLSPACWRQGYATEAARSLIHFGFESLELNRIEARCSQANPASERVLQKCGMAYVKAVPAGSGKRGEEEMLMLYAINRG, encoded by the coding sequence ATGAATATGTACACCAAACGGGAGTGCAGCCAAGGAATTCCCGTTCTGGAAAGTCCGCGTCTCATCTTACGCCGGATTACGCCGGAAGATTGCGAGGATCTGCACCAATACATGATTCATCCGCTAGTACAGCGCACGATTTCGTTTGAGCCGCAGACCTTGCTGTTTCCGGCCCGGCTGTACCGTTATTTTGCGGCATGCTACGAGGGTCTCCGCGATCTCCATTGGGCTATTGAATCGAAGCAATCCCGCAGCATTATAGGGGTCTGTTCTCTGCAGCACTGGGATCGTCTCCAAGGCAAGGCCCGGCTTGGCTATTTGCTGTCTCCGGCATGCTGGCGCCAGGGCTACGCGACGGAAGCTGCCAGATCGTTAATTCATTTTGGTTTTGAATCCTTGGAACTCAACCGGATTGAAGCTCGCTGTTCGCAGGCGAATCCTGCATCGGAGCGCGTTCTGCAAAAATGCGGGATGGCCTATGTCAAAGCGGTGCCGGCTGGATCGGGGAAACGAGGGGAAGAAGAGATGCTTATGCTGTATGCGATAAACCGGGGGTAA
- a CDS encoding histidinol-phosphatase: MKFDLHTHHFRCGHADGNIRDYIEAGIKEGLSVIGISDHTPYFGSPEEQPFPKIAMAKQELSNYVEEVLQLKREYEGKIDVLLGIESDFFPEHAEIYRQTLAKYPFDYVIGSVHSVGNVSIFNKNRWKKLNEKQRIADKEAYYTLIRESARSGMFQILGHIDAMKGNYPAFSDIPAAEAIDETLKVIAEEGVAIEINTSGKTKLSGGWYPSDSILERALHFGVEVTFGSDAHVPSRVADELELVAARLKEIGFTEWVYYKNKTKQTVPL; this comes from the coding sequence ATGAAATTCGATCTGCACACCCACCACTTCCGCTGCGGACATGCCGACGGCAACATCCGCGATTACATCGAGGCTGGAATCAAAGAGGGACTGTCCGTTATCGGCATCAGCGATCACACTCCGTATTTTGGCAGTCCGGAGGAGCAGCCATTCCCGAAGATTGCAATGGCGAAGCAGGAGCTTAGTAATTACGTCGAGGAAGTCCTTCAGCTAAAACGCGAATACGAAGGAAAAATCGACGTTCTGCTCGGAATCGAATCTGATTTTTTCCCCGAGCATGCCGAAATCTACCGCCAAACGCTGGCGAAGTATCCGTTCGATTATGTCATCGGGTCGGTTCATAGTGTCGGCAACGTCAGCATTTTCAACAAAAATCGCTGGAAGAAGCTCAATGAGAAGCAGCGCATCGCCGACAAAGAGGCCTATTACACCTTAATTCGGGAATCGGCCCGCAGCGGCATGTTCCAGATTCTCGGCCATATTGATGCCATGAAGGGCAACTATCCTGCGTTCTCGGACATTCCTGCAGCCGAAGCGATCGATGAGACGCTTAAGGTCATTGCCGAGGAGGGCGTTGCCATAGAGATCAACACCTCTGGCAAGACGAAGCTGTCCGGAGGCTGGTACCCCTCGGATTCCATTCTGGAGAGAGCATTGCATTTCGGGGTCGAAGTCACCTTCGGATCAGATGCCCATGTGCCTTCCCGCGTAGCCGATGAGCTGGAGCTCGTTGCCGCCCGCCTCAAGGAAATTGGCTTCACCGAATGGGTATATTACAAAAACAAAACCAAACAAACCGTTCCACTGTAA
- a CDS encoding LysR family transcriptional regulator encodes MNISQLETLLMISKTKSFRKAGEMLNLTQPAVSAQIKSLEDEFNTVLVDRNQPVKLTDRGQVFLERAEAILDIVEELKQKLSDMEHIPQGHIVLGTTTSIAIQILPRILSYFQDQFPLIKTTIQSMPSSQIYQNVEQGLVDIGIGYLIENNPQVHASVLYYDTFALVVSPLHPLAQAKFPTLDMLKEVPMIMLSPDTVGRRFVDEVFRKHAIEPEIVVELSSSEEVKRMVEINLGAAIISKQSVMRELRQGSLFNVPIPELETSHPVGVIYKSGRYINSAMQQFLGDLKGMPETHFIGSE; translated from the coding sequence ATGAACATAAGCCAACTGGAAACGCTGCTTATGATTTCCAAGACCAAAAGTTTTCGCAAGGCGGGGGAAATGCTCAACCTGACTCAACCCGCAGTTTCCGCGCAAATCAAAAGCCTGGAGGACGAGTTCAATACAGTGCTTGTCGACCGCAATCAGCCTGTGAAATTGACCGATCGCGGACAGGTATTTCTGGAGCGTGCCGAGGCTATCCTTGATATTGTCGAAGAGCTGAAGCAGAAGCTGTCCGATATGGAGCACATCCCGCAGGGACATATCGTGCTAGGCACGACCACTTCAATCGCCATACAAATTTTGCCGCGGATTCTATCCTATTTCCAAGATCAATTTCCTCTGATCAAAACGACGATTCAATCTATGCCCTCCTCGCAAATTTATCAAAATGTCGAGCAAGGTCTCGTTGATATCGGCATCGGCTATTTGATCGAGAATAATCCACAGGTTCATGCGTCCGTACTGTATTACGATACGTTCGCTCTCGTCGTATCTCCGCTTCACCCTTTGGCTCAGGCGAAATTCCCCACGCTGGACATGCTGAAAGAGGTTCCCATGATCATGCTGTCTCCAGATACCGTAGGCAGACGCTTCGTCGACGAGGTCTTCCGCAAGCATGCCATAGAGCCTGAAATCGTCGTGGAGCTGTCGAGCAGCGAGGAAGTGAAGCGAATGGTGGAAATCAATTTGGGCGCGGCGATCATTTCCAAGCAATCCGTGATGCGGGAGCTCCGCCAGGGTTCACTGTTCAACGTCCCCATCCCCGAGCTGGAAACGAGCCATCCTGTCGGCGTCATTTATAAATCAGGCCGATATATCAATTCGGCAATGCAGCAATTCCTAGGCGATTTAAAAGGTATGCCTGAAACCCATTTCATCGGTTCCGAGTAA
- a CDS encoding chemotaxis protein CheX, translating into MKAEVINPFLESARSVIEQVIQVSPSTGNLGVKDIIPKHDHIWIQIGMTGHYSGMVVFGLQETVALRIVSAMMGGFVLTEMDEMGQSAISELGNMISGNASTILSNQGYAVDITPPQVIKTDTAMNDATPRKALCIPLLMDGIGELDIQVMIS; encoded by the coding sequence GTGAAAGCGGAAGTGATAAATCCTTTTCTGGAATCCGCACGGTCGGTTATTGAGCAGGTTATTCAGGTTTCACCTTCTACGGGAAATCTTGGAGTCAAGGACATTATTCCGAAGCATGACCATATATGGATACAAATCGGCATGACCGGGCACTACAGCGGCATGGTCGTGTTCGGCCTCCAAGAGACAGTCGCTTTGCGGATCGTCTCGGCCATGATGGGCGGATTTGTACTTACTGAAATGGACGAAATGGGTCAAAGTGCGATTTCAGAGCTTGGCAACATGATCAGTGGAAATGCCAGCACGATTTTATCAAACCAAGGCTACGCCGTCGACATCACTCCTCCCCAAGTCATCAAGACCGACACAGCCATGAATGACGCAACCCCTCGCAAAGCTTTATGTATCCCACTGCTGATGGATGGCATAGGAGAACTGGATATTCAAGTCATGATCTCTTAG
- a CDS encoding SDR family oxidoreductase has translation MSLQNQVVVVTGASSGIGALTARMLSERGADVILAARSADKLEKIGAELRGPFKLLTMDVGDDLSVADGFQEIFAQYGRVDCLLNNAGYGKFTYCDEMPLAEFSAMMNVNYMGVVRCTKAVLPYMKQARAGRIVNVASLAGKLGTAKSTAYAATKHAVLGFSSALRQEVREYGIKVTTINPGPIDTPFFDLADPTGHYVNNVKGLMLKPERVARAIVAAVEKGPVEVNMPWAFGAGAKFYQLFPRLADRLSYRMLNKK, from the coding sequence ATGTCGTTACAAAATCAGGTCGTTGTCGTTACGGGAGCTTCAAGCGGAATAGGAGCATTGACGGCCAGAATGCTGTCGGAGCGGGGTGCGGACGTCATCCTGGCAGCTCGCTCGGCCGATAAGCTGGAGAAGATCGGAGCGGAGCTTCGAGGCCCTTTCAAGCTGCTGACGATGGATGTAGGAGACGACCTGTCCGTGGCTGACGGTTTTCAAGAAATTTTCGCACAGTATGGCCGGGTGGACTGCTTATTGAACAATGCCGGCTACGGCAAATTTACATATTGCGACGAAATGCCGCTTGCAGAATTTTCCGCCATGATGAACGTAAATTACATGGGGGTTGTAAGATGCACCAAGGCTGTTCTTCCTTATATGAAGCAGGCCCGTGCCGGACGGATCGTCAACGTCGCTTCCCTTGCGGGCAAGCTGGGCACAGCGAAATCGACGGCCTATGCGGCCACGAAGCATGCCGTCCTGGGCTTCAGCAGCGCGCTTCGTCAGGAGGTCCGGGAATATGGCATAAAAGTAACAACAATCAATCCAGGGCCGATCGACACTCCGTTTTTTGATTTGGCTGATCCTACCGGTCATTATGTGAATAACGTGAAAGGGCTCATGCTGAAGCCGGAACGGGTCGCGAGAGCGATTGTCGCTGCCGTGGAGAAAGGGCCGGTGGAAGTGAATATGCCATGGGCTTTCGGAGCGGGCGCGAAGTTTTATCAGTTGTTTCCACGTCTTGCGGATAGGCTGAGCTACCGGATGTTAAATAAGAAATAG